One window from the genome of Apus apus isolate bApuApu2 chromosome 12, bApuApu2.pri.cur, whole genome shotgun sequence encodes:
- the POF1B gene encoding protein POF1B isoform X3, which yields MESECAAQRGTFRRIIIENPDQEQLSPLFLRGGNFFPGNNVIYEKTIRKYELLNPHQEKQYQLCQQADQCHVPQPCPQPEQPRVTQQCQQTQTSSPCDLMPVAVGDDCGGGSLRRVTVQTCQPVNCSQESSDQLDCRYFGELLAELHRKTSDLHSCLLQHVEKIGGRNHDFEVTCQTEEIEDLIPKGLSEATKQQIRYLLQMRVTSDKSLRLVLSTFRNLREELCHLQDDLGKLETDNVLLKKDLAFKESQVKEYETMLASLRDNNRQQQQGLRDSIAKCRCLEEELLCLRLTEGEKDCQLKELEYCKRALEQEIQNLRLQSCSNPTLQTTTDELSSRYVEMINNLREDKDREIRSLRSQLSQFQQDISRREGSNSDLQVRLHELTCMLEEKEACIKQQQEELFRLKHEKLSGSQSPGVTAIITKKYRNQYPILGLLSDDYKVTSPVNKSQTIVIERTGEIWKHVSLPGQ from the exons ATGGAAAGTGAATGTGCCGCACAGCGG GGCACTTTTCGAAGGATTATTATCGAGAATCCTGATCAG gaGCAATTATCCCCATTATTTCTTAGAGGGGGGAATTTCTTTCCTGGAAATAATGTCATCTATGAAAAGACAATAAGAAAATATGAGCTGTTAAATCCCCACCAA GAGAAGCAGTACCAGTTGTGCCAGCAGGCTGACCAGTGCCAtgtgccccagccctgcccgcagcccgAGCAGCCCCGGGTcacccagcagtgccagcagacACAGACCAGCAGCCCCTGTGACCTGATGCCCGTGGCTGTGGGCGACGACTGCGGGGGGGGCTCCCTCAGGAGGGTCACCGTGCAGACCTGCCAGCCC GTGAACTGCTCCCAGGAAAGCAGTGACCAGCTGGACTGCCGCTACTTCGGGGAGCTCCTGGCTGAGCTGCACCGCAAGACCAGCGACCTGCACAGCTGTTTGCTGCAGCACGTGGAGAAGATAGGAGGAAG GAACCACGACTTCGAAGTCACCTGTCAG ACTGAAGAGATTGAAGATTTAATTCCTAAAGGACTGTCTGAAGcaacaaagcagcagattcGTTACCTCCTGCAG ATGAGAGTGACATCAGACAAATCGTTGAGACTCGTGCTCTCCACGTTCAGGAACCTGCGGGAAGAGCTCTGCCATCTGCAGGATGACCTGGGG AAATTAGAAACTGACAATGTCTTACTGAAGAAGGATTTGGCTTTTAAAGAGTCTCAAGTAAAAGAATATGAAACTATGTTGGCTTCTCTGAGAGACAATAATCGTCAGCAGCAG CAAGGGCTCAGGGACAGTATTGCCAAGTGCCGCTGCctggaggaagagctgctgtgcctgcGGCTCACCGAGGGGGAGAAGGATTGtcagctgaaggaactggagtACTGCAAGCGGGCCCTGGAGCAGGAGATCCAGAACCTCAGGCTGCAG agctgctccaatcCCACCCTGCAGACCACCACGGATGAGCTCTCCAGCCGTTACGTGGAGATGATCAATAACCTGAGGGAGGACAAAGATCGGGAGATCCGCAGCCTCCGG TCTCAGTTAAGCCAATTCCAGCAAGATATATCCAGGAGAGAAGGAAGTAACAGTGACCTGCAAGTACGGCTGCATGAACTGACATGCATGTTGGAGGAGAAAGAAGCCTGTATTAAACAGCAGCAAgag GAACTCTTCAGATTGAAGCATGAGAAGTTATCAGGCAGTCAGTCCCCTGGTGTAACAGCAATCATCACTAAGAA GTACAGGAATCAGTATCCTATCCTGGGCCTCCTGTCTGATGACTACAAGGTTACCTCACCTGTCAATAAATCACAAACTATTGTAATCGAGAGGACTGGAGAGATATGGAAACATGTAAGTTTACCTGGACAATGA
- the POF1B gene encoding protein POF1B isoform X2, protein MLGGQQQLQPPALPPHLQQQQQHYYRRQQHYSTLPAARRPPPCPEPPPCPEPPRPLPCFEPGPPHDSPVAYDRVRTYGPGCRRVSSSCSSRAASPLDGSPGGCQQLLPGCDPPQQGTFRRIIIENPDQEQLSPLFLRGGNFFPGNNVIYEKTIRKYELLNPHQEKQYQLCQQADQCHVPQPCPQPEQPRVTQQCQQTQTSSPCDLMPVAVGDDCGGGSLRRVTVQTCQPVNCSQESSDQLDCRYFGELLAELHRKTSDLHSCLLQHVEKIGGRNHDFEVTCQTEEIEDLIPKGLSEATKQQIRYLLQMRVTSDKSLRLVLSTFRNLREELCHLQDDLGKLETDNVLLKKDLAFKESQVKEYETMLASLRDNNRQQQQGLRDSIAKCRCLEEELLCLRLTEGEKDCQLKELEYCKRALEQEIQNLRLQSCSNPTLQTTTDELSSRYVEMINNLREDKDREIRSLRSQLSQFQQDISRREGSNSDLQVRLHELTCMLEEKEACIKQQQEELFRLKHEKLSGSQSPGVTAIITKKYRNQYPILGLLSDDYKVTSPVNKSQTIVIERTGEIWKHE, encoded by the exons ATgctgggtgggcagcagcagctgcagccccccgcgctgcccccgcacctccagcagcagcagcagcactacTACCGGCGCCAGCAGCACTACAGCACGctgcccgccgcccgccggccCCCGCCCTGCCCGGAGCCGCCGCCCTGCCCGGAGCCGCCGCGGCCCCTGCCGTGCTTCGAGCCCGGCCCGCCGCACGACAGCCCCGTGGCCTACGACCGGGTGCGGACCTACGGGCCCGGCTGCCGGCGGgtcagctcctcctgctcctcgcGGGCGGCCTCCCCGCTGGACGGCTCGCCCGgcggctgccagcagctcctccccgGCTGCGACCCGCCGCAACAG GGCACTTTTCGAAGGATTATTATCGAGAATCCTGATCAG gaGCAATTATCCCCATTATTTCTTAGAGGGGGGAATTTCTTTCCTGGAAATAATGTCATCTATGAAAAGACAATAAGAAAATATGAGCTGTTAAATCCCCACCAA GAGAAGCAGTACCAGTTGTGCCAGCAGGCTGACCAGTGCCAtgtgccccagccctgcccgcagcccgAGCAGCCCCGGGTcacccagcagtgccagcagacACAGACCAGCAGCCCCTGTGACCTGATGCCCGTGGCTGTGGGCGACGACTGCGGGGGGGGCTCCCTCAGGAGGGTCACCGTGCAGACCTGCCAGCCC GTGAACTGCTCCCAGGAAAGCAGTGACCAGCTGGACTGCCGCTACTTCGGGGAGCTCCTGGCTGAGCTGCACCGCAAGACCAGCGACCTGCACAGCTGTTTGCTGCAGCACGTGGAGAAGATAGGAGGAAG GAACCACGACTTCGAAGTCACCTGTCAG ACTGAAGAGATTGAAGATTTAATTCCTAAAGGACTGTCTGAAGcaacaaagcagcagattcGTTACCTCCTGCAG ATGAGAGTGACATCAGACAAATCGTTGAGACTCGTGCTCTCCACGTTCAGGAACCTGCGGGAAGAGCTCTGCCATCTGCAGGATGACCTGGGG AAATTAGAAACTGACAATGTCTTACTGAAGAAGGATTTGGCTTTTAAAGAGTCTCAAGTAAAAGAATATGAAACTATGTTGGCTTCTCTGAGAGACAATAATCGTCAGCAGCAG CAAGGGCTCAGGGACAGTATTGCCAAGTGCCGCTGCctggaggaagagctgctgtgcctgcGGCTCACCGAGGGGGAGAAGGATTGtcagctgaaggaactggagtACTGCAAGCGGGCCCTGGAGCAGGAGATCCAGAACCTCAGGCTGCAG agctgctccaatcCCACCCTGCAGACCACCACGGATGAGCTCTCCAGCCGTTACGTGGAGATGATCAATAACCTGAGGGAGGACAAAGATCGGGAGATCCGCAGCCTCCGG TCTCAGTTAAGCCAATTCCAGCAAGATATATCCAGGAGAGAAGGAAGTAACAGTGACCTGCAAGTACGGCTGCATGAACTGACATGCATGTTGGAGGAGAAAGAAGCCTGTATTAAACAGCAGCAAgag GAACTCTTCAGATTGAAGCATGAGAAGTTATCAGGCAGTCAGTCCCCTGGTGTAACAGCAATCATCACTAAGAA GTACAGGAATCAGTATCCTATCCTGGGCCTCCTGTCTGATGACTACAAGGTTACCTCACCTGTCAATAAATCACAAACTATTGTAATCGAGAGGACTGGAGAGATATGGAAACAT gaatgA
- the POF1B gene encoding protein POF1B isoform X1 — translation MLGGQQQLQPPALPPHLQQQQQHYYRRQQHYSTLPAARRPPPCPEPPPCPEPPRPLPCFEPGPPHDSPVAYDRVRTYGPGCRRVSSSCSSRAASPLDGSPGGCQQLLPGCDPPQQGTFRRIIIENPDQEQLSPLFLRGGNFFPGNNVIYEKTIRKYELLNPHQEKQYQLCQQADQCHVPQPCPQPEQPRVTQQCQQTQTSSPCDLMPVAVGDDCGGGSLRRVTVQTCQPVNCSQESSDQLDCRYFGELLAELHRKTSDLHSCLLQHVEKIGGRNHDFEVTCQTEEIEDLIPKGLSEATKQQIRYLLQMRVTSDKSLRLVLSTFRNLREELCHLQDDLGKLETDNVLLKKDLAFKESQVKEYETMLASLRDNNRQQQQGLRDSIAKCRCLEEELLCLRLTEGEKDCQLKELEYCKRALEQEIQNLRLQSCSNPTLQTTTDELSSRYVEMINNLREDKDREIRSLRSQLSQFQQDISRREGSNSDLQVRLHELTCMLEEKEACIKQQQEELFRLKHEKLSGSQSPGVTAIITKKYRNQYPILGLLSDDYKVTSPVNKSQTIVIERTGEIWKHVSLPGQ, via the exons ATgctgggtgggcagcagcagctgcagccccccgcgctgcccccgcacctccagcagcagcagcagcactacTACCGGCGCCAGCAGCACTACAGCACGctgcccgccgcccgccggccCCCGCCCTGCCCGGAGCCGCCGCCCTGCCCGGAGCCGCCGCGGCCCCTGCCGTGCTTCGAGCCCGGCCCGCCGCACGACAGCCCCGTGGCCTACGACCGGGTGCGGACCTACGGGCCCGGCTGCCGGCGGgtcagctcctcctgctcctcgcGGGCGGCCTCCCCGCTGGACGGCTCGCCCGgcggctgccagcagctcctccccgGCTGCGACCCGCCGCAACAG GGCACTTTTCGAAGGATTATTATCGAGAATCCTGATCAG gaGCAATTATCCCCATTATTTCTTAGAGGGGGGAATTTCTTTCCTGGAAATAATGTCATCTATGAAAAGACAATAAGAAAATATGAGCTGTTAAATCCCCACCAA GAGAAGCAGTACCAGTTGTGCCAGCAGGCTGACCAGTGCCAtgtgccccagccctgcccgcagcccgAGCAGCCCCGGGTcacccagcagtgccagcagacACAGACCAGCAGCCCCTGTGACCTGATGCCCGTGGCTGTGGGCGACGACTGCGGGGGGGGCTCCCTCAGGAGGGTCACCGTGCAGACCTGCCAGCCC GTGAACTGCTCCCAGGAAAGCAGTGACCAGCTGGACTGCCGCTACTTCGGGGAGCTCCTGGCTGAGCTGCACCGCAAGACCAGCGACCTGCACAGCTGTTTGCTGCAGCACGTGGAGAAGATAGGAGGAAG GAACCACGACTTCGAAGTCACCTGTCAG ACTGAAGAGATTGAAGATTTAATTCCTAAAGGACTGTCTGAAGcaacaaagcagcagattcGTTACCTCCTGCAG ATGAGAGTGACATCAGACAAATCGTTGAGACTCGTGCTCTCCACGTTCAGGAACCTGCGGGAAGAGCTCTGCCATCTGCAGGATGACCTGGGG AAATTAGAAACTGACAATGTCTTACTGAAGAAGGATTTGGCTTTTAAAGAGTCTCAAGTAAAAGAATATGAAACTATGTTGGCTTCTCTGAGAGACAATAATCGTCAGCAGCAG CAAGGGCTCAGGGACAGTATTGCCAAGTGCCGCTGCctggaggaagagctgctgtgcctgcGGCTCACCGAGGGGGAGAAGGATTGtcagctgaaggaactggagtACTGCAAGCGGGCCCTGGAGCAGGAGATCCAGAACCTCAGGCTGCAG agctgctccaatcCCACCCTGCAGACCACCACGGATGAGCTCTCCAGCCGTTACGTGGAGATGATCAATAACCTGAGGGAGGACAAAGATCGGGAGATCCGCAGCCTCCGG TCTCAGTTAAGCCAATTCCAGCAAGATATATCCAGGAGAGAAGGAAGTAACAGTGACCTGCAAGTACGGCTGCATGAACTGACATGCATGTTGGAGGAGAAAGAAGCCTGTATTAAACAGCAGCAAgag GAACTCTTCAGATTGAAGCATGAGAAGTTATCAGGCAGTCAGTCCCCTGGTGTAACAGCAATCATCACTAAGAA GTACAGGAATCAGTATCCTATCCTGGGCCTCCTGTCTGATGACTACAAGGTTACCTCACCTGTCAATAAATCACAAACTATTGTAATCGAGAGGACTGGAGAGATATGGAAACATGTAAGTTTACCTGGACAATGA